The Helianthus annuus cultivar XRQ/B chromosome 16, HanXRQr2.0-SUNRISE, whole genome shotgun sequence genome includes a window with the following:
- the LOC110920344 gene encoding uncharacterized protein LOC110920344: MEKILKAYSLWETVVSTEGINEKKAHTTKAIIFQTLPEDVLMQVAQYEKAKEVWDAIKVRYLGAGMVQKARLQTLRSELEVLKMDENETVISFASKLSGIKAKFKTLGTTIKDKKLVRKLRVSVPKKFLPIVANIKQYSEIDKMPFEEAVGKIIAFEERLKSQDKQEDNNQRGLMMARADNQFESLHHGKGRGVQNHGRSQGQ; this comes from the coding sequence ATGGAAAAAATCTTGAAGGCATATAGTCTTTGGGAAACAGTTGTTTCAACGGAAGGGATAAATGAAAAGAAGGCGCACACAACAAAAGCAATTATCTTCCAAACGTTACCAGAAGATGTTTTGATGCAAGTTGCACAATACGAAAAAGCAAAGGAAGTATGGGATGCAATCAAAGTTCGTTATCTCGGAGCAGGTATGGTTCAGAAAGCACGTCTACAAACTTTGAGGAGCGAACTAGAAGTCTTAAAGATGGATGAGAACGAAACAGTAATTAGTTTCGCAAGCAAGTTGAGTGGTATAAAAGCCAAATTTAAAACTCTTGGTACCACCATTAAAGACAAGAAGCTTGTAAGGAAATTACGTGTCTCCGTTCCGAAGAAGTTCCTACCCATCGTGGCAAATAtcaaacaatattcagaaatagaCAAAATGCCATTTGAAGAAGCAGTGGGAAAAATAATAGCTTTTGAAGAACGTCTCAAAAGTCAAGACAAGCAAGAAGATAATAATCAACGAGGACTCATGATGGCACGTGCAGATAACCAATTTGAAAGTTTGCATCATGGAAAGGGCCGTGGTGTTCAAAACCATGGTAGAAGTCAAGGACAATGA